The nucleotide window CACTCTTCACACAAATGTCTTCAGCCAAGGCAAAGGAAACAGAGAACAGCAATTCCATCTCTGGTTCGACCCAACTGCTGATTTCCACACCTATTCCATTCTCTGGAATCCACAGCGCATTGTGTAAGTATCCCATTAATTAATATCCAAATTTTGTTACAATTAAGGGCATTAATTTCACAATTGTTTCTACATTTCTCTAATATGACCAATTTACTTTTTGCTCTGTTTCAGTTTCTCTGTTGATGGTACTCCCATTAGAGAGTTCAAGAACCAAGAGTCGAATGGTGTTCCATTCCCAAAGAGCCAAGCAATGAGAATACACTCGAGCCTCTGGAATGCTGATGATTGGGCAACAATGGGAGGACGTGTAAAGACGGATTGGAATGCCGCTCCGTTCACTGCCTCTTACAGGAATTTCAATGCTGAAGCATGCATTTGGGCTTCTGGATCATCTTCTTGCGGTTCAAGCAGTGCCCCATCTTCTACTAATGGAGATTGGCTTTCGCAAGAATTGGAcagtgctagttatgaaaagcTGAGTTGGGTGCAGAAAAACTACATGATCTACAATTACTGCACAGATGTCAACAGATTCCCTCAGGGTCTCCCAGTTGAATGCAGCACCTCATAGAGATCGAGACATGCGAAGTCATCAATCAATTCTTTTGTATATGCTACTTATACAAATTTTATTATTCATTTTGTAGGAAACTCAATTCTTTTATAAATTGACACATATAGTTTAATATTGATGCATGAATTGGGAATAGCATATCCGCGTACTCGATAGCGAGACTTTGTCTAATGAAATTATCAAGTGTTATGGGAGCAAAAATTGCAcaagattattttttttttttttgggatcaaACTATGATTTTTCATCAAAAGTGGAAAATAAATTATTGGAAAGCAGAGCAGCAActattcctttcaaaaaaaaaaaaaatctatcagGGTACAAGATACAACTAGatcaagaagatcatgaaaACGAGGTATATTAggaattaaaaacaaaaacttcatGTACGAGATGTGAAATTGAACTTGTTTGTTGTTGGCACATGCatattttatgttttctttttctacaTTGT belongs to Rosa chinensis cultivar Old Blush chromosome 4, RchiOBHm-V2, whole genome shotgun sequence and includes:
- the LOC112200949 gene encoding probable xyloglucan endotransglucosylase/hydrolase protein 23 yields the protein MASSTSMLLFVPFLLISSVMVASAGNFNQDFQVTWGDGRANILNDGQLLTLSLDKASGSGFESKNEYLFGKIDMQLKLVAGNSAGTVTAYYLKSEGSTWDEIDFEFLGNLSGNPYTLHTNVFSQGKGNREQQFHLWFDPTADFHTYSILWNPQRIVFSVDGTPIREFKNQESNGVPFPKSQAMRIHSSLWNADDWATMGGRVKTDWNAAPFTASYRNFNAEACIWASGSSSCGSSSAPSSTNGDWLSQELDSASYEKLSWVQKNYMIYNYCTDVNRFPQGLPVECSTS